TGGACAGGGCGTATTGACATTGGTCAGTCGTGGAATGGTGGCAAAATGGTTCAGTACCCATCGAGGGCTTGCAACCGGTTTGATGGGAATCACCACCTCTTTCACGTTTTCCTATGCACCACAACCACTGCAACATTTGATTAATCAATATGGATGGAAATCATCGCTGGGAATACTTTCAGCACTACTCATGTTCCTATTCCTCCCCTTTATCCTCACATTCTTTAGGAGCGATCCTGAATCATGTGGTCTGGAAATGGAGCGTGGGTTACCAAAGCCAAAGAAGAATCGTTCAGCGCGTAGTGAGGATGCCCACATTGAACTGGATCTCAAGGATGCAAGAAGGCATGCCGCATATTGGGTTATCCTCCTCTCCCTGGGATACTGGTCCCTGTTTAATACTGCATTCACTTTCCACATCGTATCCATCTATGGGGAATTTGGCATTGATGCAAGTCAAGCAGTTAAGATATTCCTACCAATCTCAGTCATTTCAGTAATCTCCCGATTCCTCGGAAGTTATCTCAGTGACCGGATAGCGATCAAATATATCTACATTGTCTACGGACTTTCCCTGATCATAGCTTCAGTTGCCATGATGATACTCCACACCGCTGCCGGTACTGTCCTTGTTATTATCGGCTATGGAATCGGAACCGGGTTGTTTGGAATGCTCAACATTGTCACCTGGCCCAAGATCTATGGAAGAAAACACCTGGGAGCAGTGAGTGGCTTCGCTATGTCGATTATCGTGGCAGGAAGCGCAATTGGTCCTTGGGCATTCAGCATGGTGTATCGTTTCACCCACTCCTACCAGGGAACTGGGATAATCGGTCTTGTCGTCTCTTCCTTCATCATGCTTGCAATTATCTTCATCCCCTTCTCAACTGAGAAGAATAAGAAAAGGAGCAACCCCTGAAACAAAAAGATGTTGAGCGAATGAAAGAGCTTATTACTACCTTGCTCGCCCAGTTGAATCACCATGCAGAATTTCTTGATCAAGAGACCCAGGCCATCGCTCCATCGTGTAGCCTTGGCAGGGTAACCAGAATGGAAGCCATCGGTGAACAAGCGATCAGTGCACATGCCCAGTCCCTAAACCAGAAGAGAATCATTGGGCTTGAAAATGCTCTGCAAAGAATAGAAAAGGGAACTTACGGTACCTGTATTCGATGCCAAGCAGAAATCCCTCTCGGGAGACTGGAATTGGTACCTGAAGCACTGCTCTGTGTACAGTGTGCCGAGAAGAAACGGCGTTAGATCAGGGAAATACGCAGGTTTTCTCTTTGTTCTCTTTCCACCCTATAGGAACAAAGCTGTAGGTTGTTCTCAATTGCAATATTAGCACATGCCTCGTATCCTTCCTTGATCAAGGATGGCTTATGGGCATCGCTATGGGTCACCACCTGGAGCGGATACTCGCTTGCAATCTCCCAGAACGGGGAAAGTGGATAGGGGTGGCGCCAACCCTCATCAAGCTGAACCTTGCGCTTTCTCATCCCGTTTGCGTTGATCTCCAAGGCTACATTGTTGGCTACAGCACACTCAATAATTGCCCTGCTGCACGCCTCCGCCTCAGTATCCCACTGGTGGTAGTAGTACCCAAACAAGTCAGGATGAGCACCAAAGAGGAACAAGCCTGAAGAGAGCATGTCGCAGTACATATCGGTATAGGTAGCAAGATCCTTCTTGGACAGCTGATGCCAAAACACTGAGTGCTCATGGTTCAGGTCTGTAGAAAGATCATGGATGGCGCCGATGAGGTAGTCAACTCTCTCAGCCACCTCCCTATAGTACCCTTGATACTCAGGAAGATAGTCACACTCATAACCAGTGATCACAGCAAGCCCTTCGGGAGCAGTCTCTTTCGCCATCTGGCAGTCATGTTCATATGCTTCAATCTGAGAGTAGTCCATTCGGCTACGATGCCACCTGCCATCAGGCACCGGGCAGTGCTCACTCATGCCGAGCAAGGCGAGCCCATGCTCACTTGCCGCTTGGACATATTCTTCAATGGTACCACTGCCGTGGCCACAATAAAAACTATGGGTATGGAGGTTTACCACCTCTTGGTTGTATTCTTGGTTTTGCATCATTCTTGGTCTGTAAGTATCAGAAATATATGAGGTTTGTGCAACACCCATGAAAGTTTATAAATTTCTTGTTTTACGATGCCAAGTGATTGACTCAACCGGAGAAATACCTAATTATGGGGCTGAATTTTAAAGGAGGCTGCCATGCAAGCAAGCATCATCTCTTATCAGTCTCTTAGCCTCTCCACTCCAGCCTAGAATCTCCTATAGGCCTATCATGTAGGCGTAGTTTGCCACCGATCCAGGGAATGGCGTATGCTGACCTGGACGGGTAGTTATCTTTTCTTTCAGGAGGTTTCGCCATGAGCAGACCTACCACCAAGCATGTTATCATCATTTTGCTGACCATCTTCAGCATGATCGCCCTTCTCGGTTGCCAGAAGTCCGAGACGAATGATTCAAAGAGCAGCAGCAAAAAGCTCTATGTATACAACTGGTCCTACTATACTCCCGACTCAGTCATCGCCTCGTTTGAAGAGGAATTCGGAGTAGATGTAATTCTCGATTACTTTGCATCCAATGAAGAGATGTTCACCAAGCTTATGGCTTCCTCAGGTGCTGGCTATGATGTCATATTCCCCAGTGGGGATTATGTCTCCATCATGAAGAATCTCGATATGCTGGAAAAAATTGACACCACCAAGATGGACAACCTGCAATACATCTCCCCGCTCGCCTTGGAAAAGGCTACCTATGACCCTGAAATGGAATACTCGGTTCCCTACTACCTTGGTGCCAGTGGAATTGCCGTCAACAAGGAGATGGTCAGCGATTATGAGAAGAGCTGGAACATCTTTGCTGATGAACGCTACAAGGACCGTATGGTGATGATGGATGATATGCGTGAGGTCATTGGTGATGCACTTGCCTACCTGGGCTATTCAGTCAACACCACAAACCCAGCCGAGCTCGAAGAAGCACGGATCCTGATCAACACCGAGTGGAAACCAAATCTGGTCAAATTCGATGCAGAAGGGTTTGCCAAGGGCTTCGCCAGCGGTGAGTACTGGATCGCACATGGCTACGCAGAGGCAATCTTTGAGGAGCTCCAGGAATCCCAGTGGGACAATGTAGACTTCTTCCTCCCTTCCGACGGAGGACCGATGTATATTGACTCGATGTGTATCCCCAAAGGAGCCAGGAACTATGACCTTGCCCTTGAGTTCATCAACTATATCCACAAGCCGGAGAACTACGCACAGTTCCTCGACCGGTTCCACTTCCCTTCCTCGGTGAACATGGAAGCCGAGCAGTACCGCACAACCACCCCGTTCTATACCGTTGATATGCTCACCTCCTATGAGTTGAAGGATGACCTGGGAGCAAGCTTGGAAATGTACAACAAGGCGTGGGAGAGCATCCGTTATGTTGATTGACCTACTCTCTCCTTAGAGGGTACAGTCATGGGTAAGCGGAGGTCTCTATGCAAAGCTTTACCCATGACACCTATATTTCACCTTTTTCTTGGCGCTATGCAAGCGAGGAAATGCGAACCGTATTCAGTGAGGAGCATAAGAGAAAGCTCCTGAGAAAGGTTTGGGTTGCCCTTGCAAGCGCCCAGGCAGAAGCTGGTCTCGTAAAAGCGGAACAGCTCTCTGAATTGATCGCACACCAAGAAGACATAGATATCGAGAGAGCCAGCGAGATTGAGGCTGAGATCCACCATGACCTTATGGCAGAGATCAAGACCTTCGCAGAACAATGCCCCAATGCTGGCTCTATCATTCACCTTGGGGCAACCAGCATGGACATCCTGGACAACATGGATGCGATGCGCCTGAAGCAAGCCCTCACCCTGATCATCGAAAAAACCAAGACGCTTCTCTCCCTCTTCGTAGAGAAGATGGAGAGTTATGCAGATACCCCTTGCATGGCCTTTACCCATATCCAACCCGCAGAACCCACCACGGTAGGATATCGTCTTGCACAGACTGCCCAGGACCTCAAAGAGGACCTTGAAGGTCTCCTGGCCGTACAGGCATCGGTTCGTGGCAAGGGAATGAAGGGAGCTGTAGGTACCAGTGCAAGTTATACGGAGTTGCTCAAAGACCGTTCGTTGTCTGCCATGGAAATGGAACAACGGGTCATGGAAAACCTTGGACTGGAAGCGTTCACCGCTGCCACCCAGGTCTATCCCCGCAAGCAGGATTATCGAGTAGGGACAGCACTCAGTTCGCTTGCCTGCACACTCTACAAGTTCTTTATTGACTTCCGTCTGCTCCAGAGTCCACCCATTGGGGAATGGAGTGAACCCTTCGGTGCAAAGCAGGTAGGCTCTTCAGCCATGCCGTTCAAACGAAATCCGATAAACAGCGAAAAGATCGACAGCCTTTGCAGGTATATCTCCGTGCAGAGCGAAGTGCTCTGGCAGAACGCTGCATCCACCCTTCTTGAGCGCACACTCGATGACAGTGCAAACCGTCGCCTGGTGCTTCCCGATATGTTCCTTGCCCTGGATGAAGTGCTCCTCACGGCCAATAAGGTGGTCCGGGGAATGCAGATCCACCAAAGTGGCATTGCGCGTAATCTTGAGGCGTACGGTATCTTTGCTGCAAGTGAACGCCTTTTGATGGAACTGGGAAGAAAAGGTGCCAACCGTCAGGAGATGCATGAACTTATCAGGGAGTACAGCCTGAAAGCTTGGGCAGAGGTACAAGAGGGTAAGCCAAATACCTTGAAGGATATGCTCACCCAGGATGAGACAGTCCTCTCATTTCTATCCAAGGAAGCAGCTCTTGAGACACTTGATGCTACTCAATATATCGGGGACAGTGCCCTTCGTACCCGCCTGGTAGCCCAGGAGATTGCTTCCCTGATCAACCGATAACGATCAGGCCGGTAAAAATCAGGTAATAGATTGCCATACGTGGGAAGCGGATAAGGCTGGCAAGCAAGAAGTGATGAACCTTCAGTTCCAGTATCCCTGCCACGGTACAGATGGTAGAGAAAGGAAGCGGGGTCAATCCACTGATGACAATGGCCCAGATTCCATACTTGGTGATGATCTGCTCGGTATGGGTTCCTGACTGTCTAAGTACCCATTTCCTGAAGATGGGAATAAGGCCGACAAGTCTCCCAAAGAGGTAGGCAAAGAACGCTCCTGCTACCGAGCTCGCACCCATTACCAGGATAGCCAGTGCTGGATGCCACTCCATCACAAATGGCCACATCAAATCCACTGAGAGAGGTAGTACAAAGAGGTCTACGATGAATACGTAGATTGCAACGCCGTGAACCCCGAAGTTCTCAATGAACTGCTGTACCACCACGTTCTGGTCCCAGCCTGAAAGCCTGTAGTACCTGAGGCCGATGAAATACATCCCAAAGATGAAAAGCATCAGGAGAAAGGTACGTAGGAGCAGCTTTCGTACATCCAGCGACCCATCCTCCTTGAGATAGGTTTCTTTCTTGAACAGTGATCTCAACCACATGGGCATCTTCATACCAGTAGATCCTTGAATGTCTTGAGCAGGATGAGCCCCTCGCCTGTTCCCACTCCTTGGTAGAGAGGAGGCTTTCCACCTCCCTTTCCTGCAATGGTTGAGAGCAGGTTCTGCCGTTGCTTGGAGAAATTCAACAAGAATTCCGCTTCCCCAACCAAGGCAATGAGCCAGAGGACCTGCTCACCATTTTGTTGTACGGCGCAGAGAGCCAAGTTTTCAAATGCTGTGGCGGCCTTGCCGATGTCCTTGAGAGAGAGTCCCTCCTCTACTTCCCAAAGCACAACTGGCGTTCCTTTTTCCTCAGGAGCTCCTGCAATGCGTTTCTCCAGCTCCAGAAGAGCCAGCCGTTCATTGCACTTCTTCAGTGCACTCTTATCAGAAGATGCCTGGGTGACAGCCTTGCTCGCTGTCTCAACCAATTCTTCCACCGGGGATGAGAAGAGAGCACCCAGCTGTTCTACGATACGCCCCTTCTTTCTAATCTCTTCCCGGGCGATTGTTCCAATGGTGAAGATGAGTCTGACATGTCCCCTGATCATCTCCTGTCCCTCATAATGGAAGAGATCTATCTCCTTGGTGTTTGCAACGTGAAGCCCTCCGCAGGCAACAGTGTCGATATCATCAACGACCACCAGTCTTACCCCGTCCCCTTCTACTTTGATCGATCTTCTCAGGTCCAAGGCCTGTGCGCTTTGCTGGGTATGTACTTCATAGGAGACAGGCTTTGCCTCCCGTACACTCTGGTTCACCAGATCCTCCAATGCATAGCAGATAGTGAGTGGGATATCCTCCCTATCGGTCTCTATGGTAAGGATTCTCTCTCCCTGATGCACACTAACTGTCGCTATGGAGAAGTGGTGGAACAGCAATCCACTGGCTACATGCTGGGCTGTGTGCATCTGCATATAGTGGTAACGGTGTTCCCAGTCAAGGACGATGTCCACTGTGTCCCCAACGGAGAAGTCTGGGTCTGCCACCTGATGGTAGATGGTATGATCATCATCCTTGATGGTATCAAGGAGGGGCTTTCCTGCAATAGTGCCCCTGTCTCCCGCCTGGCCTCCCCCCTCTGGGTAGCAGAGGGTCTTGTCCAGGACGACTCCCTTTTCTGTAATGGAGGTGACAACGGCCTGAAGTGTCCGCTGATAGGGTTCTTCATAATAGATAGGCTTTGAATGCATGTTCAGTCCTTTGATTTCAATGGAGTATTTGCTCGTCGTCCACCGGCAAAGCAGTATTTGCCACAGGAAGGTGGAAATTGTATTTGATCGCAACGATGCGAATCAGGAAGACTACACTACTCGCTATGATAAATTTGCTCAAGAGTCCGAGTCCCGTCATCTCGAGTGCCAAGTAGAGGATACCTCCGATAAGGCTTGCTGTCGCGTAAAAGTCACTGGTAAGTACGGTTGGAATTGAGCGGCTCATGACATCACGAACAACCCCTCCTCCGACTGCAGAAAAGACACCACAAAGCAACTGACCTACCGGCCCAATGCCAAACATTGCCCCTTTCGCAACGCCAAGGGCAGTGAAGACACCCAGGCCAAGGGAATCGGCAAAGAGAATGACTCTCCAACGCCCGACAAACTTGGGAGCAAGGAAGAATACCGCAAGACCAGTACCGACACAAATGAGTATATAGGCACTGTTGGAAAAGGCCGCCACTGGGGTTGCCCCGATCGCTGCATCCCTGAGCATGCCTCCCCCACAACCGACTGTACAGGCAAATACGACAACTCCCAGGATGTCCAACTTGAGACGTACTCCTTTTACTGCACCAGTGATAGCAAAGATAAAGGTTCCCAGTAGGTCAAAGATATAGATGATGTTTTGCTCCAGTTCCATGGGTTGAGGGTACCACCAAACCATGACTTGTCCAAGATGGAGAACTGTACTATCTTTACTAAGGTCTAGAGGAGAAAGTTATGGCAATTATCAAATCTGCATGGGAACTGGCCCTGGAGAAGACAGAAAACTTACAGGCCGACCCCAAGAAAATCAAGAAAGAACAGCTCGTCAAGGAGGGCAGACAACTTGCAGCAACCTTCCTCATGGATATAGATGCCACCAAGGAAGGAACTGTAAAGCAGTATGCTTCCTATGCTGGTGAAGAGAAAGACTCAGTCAAGGAAGGAATGGTTATCACATTCTTGTCCAACCTCTCCCTGCCACGCAGTGCTGCCTACAAGGAATCCTTTTCCAAGGTCCTGGAACTAGGAGAAATCCTGGGTGATGGAAATGAGGAACTAAAAGAGATGCTTGGACAGTTGGAGGGCTTCTTCAGTCAATATCTGGAGAATCAGGAAGACCTGATAGAAAGGATGAAGCAGCAGTTTGCTCCCCATCTCCAGCAAAAACAGGCTCAGTTGCAACAACAGTACGGTCCAAATTTCACACTCCGTCCAGAGCAGGATCCTGAGTTCATGAAGCTTCTTGAGAAGCAGCTTGGTCAGCTGGATGAGCAGTACACCAATATCCTGAATCAGGTAAAGGACCAGATCAAACAGATTCTGGGTGTCGCGTAAACCGAAGAGATAGTCTGATAGAAGAAGCCTTCCGCTAGTCGGGAGGCTTTTTATAGCTGTCGGTATACATGATTCTCTGACTTTTCTAAAAACAACAAAGTACAACAATTTTATATCTTGACACATACCCATTCTGTGATAATCTACCATCAAGTGGTTCTATTAAAGAACCAATATATTTGATAAATTTGAGATTTATTCAATATTTACGGCAAAAGTGGTTCTTTTCTTGGACATTAAAACAAGTGAGCATTTCCCATGGTCATGGGAAAAAAATAAGGAGAATTGTATGAAAAAAATGGTACGGTTAGCTATGCTGGTTGCCATGTTGGCAATCATGGGTGGACTGTTCGCAGCAGGGTCTGCTGAGAAGGAACAAGCCACAGAGCTCCGGTTTATCGATGTATCTCCCAGCCCTACCCGGCAGGAGTATTTCACCAACACCTTCGACAAATTCAAAGAGGAAACGGGAATTTCCGTCATCTATGAGAGTGTTCCCTGGGACGATGCAGCGAACAAGCTGACCGTACTTGGTGCGTCCAATCAGCTTCCTGATGTAATGACCACCTGGGCAGGCTGGCTTGGTCAGTTTACTGAGGCTGGTTGGGTTGTTCCCCTCTCCGACTATATTGGCGATACAAGTGATGAGTATGCGAAAACAGTAACCGAACTGGTTTGGAAAGCAGAGCAGGAACTGTATGGCAACATCTATACCATTCCTGATGGTATGATGGTTAAGGGTGTATTTGTTCGAAAGGATTGGGCAGAGGATGCCGGCCTTGACCTGGACATGGAGAAAGGCTGGACGTACAGCGAATATTTCGATGCCGTATATGCCCTTACAGACCCTTCAAAGAATCATTACGGTACTTCATTCCGTGGCTCCCGCGGTGCATTCGACCCCTTGTTTGTCTATCTGGAAAGTCTTAATGGTGGATCAGCATATGCAGCCGATGGATCTTCATTGATGAAAGACCAAGAGGCTATCGATGCATACAAAAAGTGGATGGACCTGTATCTTGATGGTACAGCACCGAAAGATGCAATCAACTGGGGCTTTGTAGAGATGGTTGACAACTTCTGCGGTGGTCTTACCGGTACGTTGATCAACGATAGTGAAGTTGCCGCTACCTGTCTTGAAAGAATGGAAGATGATGAATGGATGGTTATGCCCATGCCTAAGAGTGATAAGGATGGAAAGATCTACAATACCGTCAATTCACCATATGCATACTCTATCAGTTCATCCTCGAAGAATAAGGATGCTGCTTGGCAGCTTATCCAGTTCCTCACCAGACCAGACAACAATATTGAGTATTGTAAGCTTACCGGCCTGATCCCCATCAAGACAGCCATCGGCGACGATCCTCTCTATGGTCCAAATGGTCCCTATGCAGCCTTTGTACAGCAGCTGAATGACCCTGACATGGTTGTCCCTGTTGCATTTGGCCCCTTCAACTATACCGACATGCACCAAGGCATGATGCATGAAGAGATGCAGAAGTATATGTTGGGCAAGCAAGATGCAAGGACTTCCCTGTTCAATGTCGTCACTGAACTCGAAAAGAGAATGAAAGCATATCTGGCTGAGAATCCGGGTTCTTCCGTGGAACAGCCAAAGGGATTGCAGTAAAAAAGTAGTATAGTGGTACTGCAGGATTCCTGCAGTACCATTCAATAATTAGAGGGAAATGGATATGGGTATACTTGTTCTGTATTTGGTTGTTGTCGCAATTTTCTGTGCTTTGGGAATTGCGCTGATAAGGAAACATGCAAAAAGACATGCAATGGCTTGGGAAAGCCTTGCCATGAAGAGAAGAACTGAACCCTACCTGTTTCTCCTCCCTACGTTGATTCCGTTGATCCTTATGTTTGGATATCCCTTGATAAATAGCTTTATCATGGCTTTCCAGAACTATAAGCTCTCTTCACCAGGGAAAATCCACTTCAATGGATTGGAAAACTTTCAGAAACTATTCTCAGAAACTGATATTTGGCTGATCATCAAGAACTCTTTCATCTATGTAATCATTTCCGTAGCAGGTCAGTTCTTGCTCGGATTAACCTTGGCTATGGCTTTGAACAAGCAGTTCAGGTTCCGTGGATTATACCAAGCGATCATCTTCCTTCCCTGGTCCTTCTCTGCATTTGTGATTGGGCTCATGCACCGTTGGTCATTTAATGGTGAATACGGCGTAGTGAATGATCTTTTACTGAAGTTGAACATAATTTCCGAAAAGATCGCTTGGTTGGGTACACCTGGATTTTCGTTGGCAGTAGTCATCATAGCAATGATCTGGATGGGTATCCCGTTCTTTGCCATCATGATTCTTGCCGCCCTACAGTCTATTCCAGCCAATATTTATGAAGCATCACATATTGATGGATGCGGTCCATTGAGACGTTTCTTCATGATCACGATTCCTTATATCAAACCGACGGTAATCATTACCATCCTGCTCCGAACCATCTGGATCTTCAACTCATTCGATTTAATCGTAGTCATCACAAACGGAGGACCTGCAAACTACTCACAGACACTTCCTTCCTACATGTACACAAAGGCCTTCTCCAGCTATGACTTTGGATTGGCTTCAGCCTTGGGCGTGGTACTCATGGTCTTCTTGGCTTTGTACGTACTGATATTCTTGAGGTCTACCAATTACAATAAAGCGGGGAGTTTCTAATGAAGAACTATAGAATTGCAAAACAAATCGGTAATCTTGGAAGAGCGCTCATCCTGCTTTTTTTCCTGCTTCTGGTACTGATGCCGATCTATTGGATGGCGATCACCTCCTTCAAGACGAATTCTGAGATTATTGACACACAGACGGTCACTTACTATCCACATGAAACAACTACTGACAATTATGTACAGTTATTTGAGTTATACGACTACAAGAGTATGCTGGTTAATAGTCTGATCGTGTCAGTCTCCACTGGCCTGTGTATTACCATGCTCTCCATACTCGGTGGGTACGGACTTGCCAGATACTCCTTCGGCGGAAAGACAACCATGCTGCTCTTCTTTCTCGTCACGCAGATGATTCCACTGATACTTGTAATCATTCCGTTGTATGTAATCTTTGCAAAGATGGGCATCATCAACACACGACTGAGCCTATTCCTGTTCTACCTCATCGCAAACCTCCCTTTCTGTGTCATCACCATGAGGAGTTTCTTTGAGCGGATCCCCTATACATTGGAAGAAGCAGCGTATGTGGATGGATGTTCAAAGATGATGACGTTGGTACGGATCATTCTTCCGGTCATGTTCCCTGGCATTGTTGCTGTCTTTGTGTTTGCATTCATTGGAGCCTGGAATGAGCTGATTGCCGGCACCATCTTCATCAACACGAGCAATCTCTGGACGATCCCGGTCGGTTTGAAGTCCTTGATCGGAAAATATGATGTAAAATGGGGAGTGCTTATGGCCGGCGGCATGTGTGCACTGCTTCCAACTGCAATCATGTTCGCGTTCATGCAGAAATTCGTAGTGGAAGGGTTGACCGCAGGAGCAGTAAAAGAATGAGTACGATGCCTATTACCCAATCATTCAAGCCAATTGCAAAGGATTCGTTATACGAAAAAGTAACGGATGCTATCATCAGCTACATCTACCGTAATGGATTGAAGATCGGTGACAAACTACCAGGAGAACGTCAATTAGCCCAAGAGCTTGAGGTAGGGAGGAACTCCGTACGCCAGGGACTCTGCCAACTTGAAGAGAACGGCATCATCACCAGAATGGTGGGAAAGGGTGCGTTTGTTAAGCGAGAGGTTACTGCAGACTCCGTAGAACTCAAACTCATGCGTGTCGATTATCAAGACCTGTTGGAAATCAAGATCAACATCGAAGAACTAGCAATCAAAAGGGCTGTGGAGCATGCAACAGATGAGCAAATTGCTCGCTTAAGGGAAATCGGGGAGGAACTGAACACCCTGGCAAAGGCCGGGACCTTCTCTCATACGTTGGACAAGAAGTTCCACACCGCTCTTCTGGAATGTGCAGGAAGTCCCACACTCACACAGATGGTCCTCTCCTTGGTAGACTCCCTGGATAGTTACACAAAGGTCCTGGGGAATGTCTCTGATATTTGGGTCAAGACCATCCCGTTCCATCTCGATATCGTATCAGCCTTGGAACAAAGACAAGTTTCCTATGCAATAGCTGCGCACCAATACATCTATCACTATGATATGGAAGTTCTAAACGGTCTCGCAGAAAAAACAGAACCAAAAGCAAACTAATGAGGGGGATCACTCGTATGGGAACACCAGAAGCATGGTGGCAAGAAGCTAAATTCGGCATGTTTATCCATTATGGATTGTATTCGATGCTTGCCGGTGAATATAACGGGAACCGAACAGACAATATTGCAGAATGGATTATGCACGATCTCGATATTCCCAGAGAGGAGTATCGTAAACTCGCTCAGTCCTTTACTGCAGATGAATTCAATCTTGAAGAGATTGTCCTTCTTGCGAAAAGGGCGGGAATGAAATATGTGGTACTTACCAGCAAACACCATGAAGGATTTGCTCTATACGATTCCGCAGTAAGCGACTATACGAGCATGAGAGCCGCCCCTTGCAAGAGAGATTTTGTAAGGGAGTTGAAAGATGCATGTCAAAAACATGGTCTGCGATTTGGGTTGTACTATTCCCAAGCACAGGATTGGGACGATCCTGATGCCTGTAGAGACGGATTTGGACCGGAGGGAAAGGATTTTGACCAATACCTACAAAACAAATGCCTACCCCAGATAACTGAACTCCTGACAAACTATGGCCAGATTGATCTTCTGTGGCTCGATACGCCCATGTATATGACCAAGGAACAGTCAGAAACTATCAGGAGCCTAGTAAAACGGTTGCAACCCCACTGCATGATCAGTGGAAGGATCGGCAACGGCCTTGGTGATTACATGACCACCGGAGACAACTTTCTCCCTGCCCTTCCCTATCCTGGTGCCTTTGAGGTTCCTGCCACCATCAACAATACCTGGGGATACAATGCATTCGATACCCGTTGGAAGAGTACAAAGCAGATTGTGAAGTCACTGGTCAAGATTGTCAGTCGTGGTGGCAATTATCTTCTGAACATCGGCCCAATGGGGAGCGGGAAGATTCCAGAGCCCAGTATTGCAGTTTTGGAGGC
The sequence above is drawn from the uncultured Sphaerochaeta sp. genome and encodes:
- a CDS encoding sugar ABC transporter permease; the encoded protein is MGILVLYLVVVAIFCALGIALIRKHAKRHAMAWESLAMKRRTEPYLFLLPTLIPLILMFGYPLINSFIMAFQNYKLSSPGKIHFNGLENFQKLFSETDIWLIIKNSFIYVIISVAGQFLLGLTLAMALNKQFRFRGLYQAIIFLPWSFSAFVIGLMHRWSFNGEYGVVNDLLLKLNIISEKIAWLGTPGFSLAVVIIAMIWMGIPFFAIMILAALQSIPANIYEASHIDGCGPLRRFFMITIPYIKPTVIITILLRTIWIFNSFDLIVVITNGGPANYSQTLPSYMYTKAFSSYDFGLASALGVVLMVFLALYVLIFLRSTNYNKAGSF
- a CDS encoding trimeric intracellular cation channel family protein; amino-acid sequence: MELEQNIIYIFDLLGTFIFAITGAVKGVRLKLDILGVVVFACTVGCGGGMLRDAAIGATPVAAFSNSAYILICVGTGLAVFFLAPKFVGRWRVILFADSLGLGVFTALGVAKGAMFGIGPVGQLLCGVFSAVGGGVVRDVMSRSIPTVLTSDFYATASLIGGILYLALEMTGLGLLSKFIIASSVVFLIRIVAIKYNFHLPVANTALPVDDEQILH
- a CDS encoding DUF6657 family protein; the protein is MAIIKSAWELALEKTENLQADPKKIKKEQLVKEGRQLAATFLMDIDATKEGTVKQYASYAGEEKDSVKEGMVITFLSNLSLPRSAAYKESFSKVLELGEILGDGNEELKEMLGQLEGFFSQYLENQEDLIERMKQQFAPHLQQKQAQLQQQYGPNFTLRPEQDPEFMKLLEKQLGQLDEQYTNILNQVKDQIKQILGVA
- a CDS encoding alpha-L-fucosidase; amino-acid sequence: MGTPEAWWQEAKFGMFIHYGLYSMLAGEYNGNRTDNIAEWIMHDLDIPREEYRKLAQSFTADEFNLEEIVLLAKRAGMKYVVLTSKHHEGFALYDSAVSDYTSMRAAPCKRDFVRELKDACQKHGLRFGLYYSQAQDWDDPDACRDGFGPEGKDFDQYLQNKCLPQITELLTNYGQIDLLWLDTPMYMTKEQSETIRSLVKRLQPHCMISGRIGNGLGDYMTTGDNFLPALPYPGAFEVPATINNTWGYNAFDTRWKSTKQIVKSLVKIVSRGGNYLLNIGPMGSGKIPEPSIAVLEAVGQFMQKNAESIYGTRTLPLYPYDIDWGFFTAKKGKLFLHIFEEKEQAYLLNIANTPVRCYRLSDGLELKLKIRVTCEGDSSWLINLPPREDDEVDQVICIELAEDDVLFEPIRG
- a CDS encoding sugar ABC transporter substrate-binding protein — translated: MKKMVRLAMLVAMLAIMGGLFAAGSAEKEQATELRFIDVSPSPTRQEYFTNTFDKFKEETGISVIYESVPWDDAANKLTVLGASNQLPDVMTTWAGWLGQFTEAGWVVPLSDYIGDTSDEYAKTVTELVWKAEQELYGNIYTIPDGMMVKGVFVRKDWAEDAGLDLDMEKGWTYSEYFDAVYALTDPSKNHYGTSFRGSRGAFDPLFVYLESLNGGSAYAADGSSLMKDQEAIDAYKKWMDLYLDGTAPKDAINWGFVEMVDNFCGGLTGTLINDSEVAATCLERMEDDEWMVMPMPKSDKDGKIYNTVNSPYAYSISSSSKNKDAAWQLIQFLTRPDNNIEYCKLTGLIPIKTAIGDDPLYGPNGPYAAFVQQLNDPDMVVPVAFGPFNYTDMHQGMMHEEMQKYMLGKQDARTSLFNVVTELEKRMKAYLAENPGSSVEQPKGLQ
- a CDS encoding carbohydrate ABC transporter permease, which translates into the protein MKNYRIAKQIGNLGRALILLFFLLLVLMPIYWMAITSFKTNSEIIDTQTVTYYPHETTTDNYVQLFELYDYKSMLVNSLIVSVSTGLCITMLSILGGYGLARYSFGGKTTMLLFFLVTQMIPLILVIIPLYVIFAKMGIINTRLSLFLFYLIANLPFCVITMRSFFERIPYTLEEAAYVDGCSKMMTLVRIILPVMFPGIVAVFVFAFIGAWNELIAGTIFINTSNLWTIPVGLKSLIGKYDVKWGVLMAGGMCALLPTAIMFAFMQKFVVEGLTAGAVKE
- a CDS encoding FCD domain-containing protein, whose translation is MSTMPITQSFKPIAKDSLYEKVTDAIISYIYRNGLKIGDKLPGERQLAQELEVGRNSVRQGLCQLEENGIITRMVGKGAFVKREVTADSVELKLMRVDYQDLLEIKINIEELAIKRAVEHATDEQIARLREIGEELNTLAKAGTFSHTLDKKFHTALLECAGSPTLTQMVLSLVDSLDSYTKVLGNVSDIWVKTIPFHLDIVSALEQRQVSYAIAAHQYIYHYDMEVLNGLAEKTEPKAN